Proteins from one Brassica oleracea var. oleracea cultivar TO1000 unplaced genomic scaffold, BOL UnpScaffold00828, whole genome shotgun sequence genomic window:
- the LOC106320141 gene encoding snRNA-activating protein complex subunit 4-like isoform X2, which yields MNRGALYESEDDDDEEEDDDIGEDLEDLRRACIVPESNSDDVIAKSGEGGGGGGGGEIPSDSENEDDFEMLRNLKSQLASSTGPPVGLPLPSDSESDDDFELLRSLKSQLALSMDARLPPMSLSDDDDEDDDSFETLRAIRRRLSAYANLDPDGAFMNDSLGKKKQGGKVVTLPDSIQAGVSVDLHENNATAPLDQSSSFPEAAQAFVEAIRRNRAYQKFLRKKLTEIEAKIEQNEKHQKNVKIVVDFQASCKRITKQTLSQGRDPRLQLISTPKCGPRDSSEDNDKKISPLTFGPPENSRVENYRMAVKNYPVSVNRRSWSTEENENLAKGLKQQLQETLLNEAIERSSDLEGSTDDIDAINESIKNLEITPEMIRQFLPKVNWDQLASMYFKDRSAAECEARWISSEDPLINHGPWTAEEENNLRLIIQEKEFTDWLDIAVSLGTNRTPFQCLARYQRSLNADILRKEWTAEEDDQLRAAVELYGEKDWQTVANALEGRAGTQCSNRWKKTLHPTRTRVGKFSSEEEKRLKVAVTLFGAQNWHKIARFVPGRTSTQCREKWANCLDPNVNHGKWSKEEDAKLREAMAEHEIGNWSKIASHVPRRTDNQCRRRWMQLYPHQVPLLQEATRLRKEAIVGNFVDRESQRPALLECKFLALPEIPLEPEPEIVVVKKKRKARPKKADAECESEESSAAKERRPKRRRKGLERCSGDVCRQENETVCENIENLDNGGEVRSLEWYKENQDNVKEKKQRRRRKSVAETSNNSTVTTDCSQVKVGVKKLTPRRKVSAVVPVENQDAPN from the exons ATGAATCGCGGAGCCTTGTACGAGTCTGAGGACGatgacgacgaagaagaagacgacgacaTCGGCGAAGATCTCGAAGACTTAAGACGCGCCTGTATTGTCCCCGAGTCCAATTCCGATGATGTTATTGCAAAATCCGGTGAAggaggcggcggcggcggcggggGAGAGATACCTTCGGATTCCGAGAACGAAGACGACTTCGAGATGCTTCGGAACCTCAAGAGCCAATTAGCTTCGTCGACGGGTCCTCCCGTGGGTTTACCACTGCCTTCAGATTCGGAGAGTGATGACGACTTCGAGTTGCTTCGGAGCCTCAAGAGCCAGCTGGCGTTGTCGATGGATGCGCGCCTTCCTCCCATGAGTCTCTCCGATGACGACGACGAAGATGATGATTCTTTTGAAACGCTTCGTGCTATTCGTAGACGGTTATCTGCTTATGCGAATCTTG ATCCAGATGGAGCTTTTATGAATGATTCTCTCGGGAAGAAAAAGCAG GGGGGAAAAGTTGTCACTTTGCCTGATTCAATACAAGCGGGTGTTTCTGTTGATTTACATGAGAACAATGCCACTGCACCTCTTGACCAATCTTCAAGTTTCCCTGAAGCTGCACAAGCCTTTGTTGAGGCAATCCGGAGGAACAGGGCGTATCAGAAGTTTCTTAGAAAGAAACTGACTGAAATTGAAGCCAAGATCGAGCAGAACGAGAAGCACCAGAAGAACGTTAAGATAGTAGTAGACTTTCAAGCCTCTTGCAAGAGAATAACTAAACAGACGCTTTCTCAGGGGAGAGATCCTCGTCTCCAGTTAATCTCAACACCAAAATGTGGACCTCGTGATAGCTCAGAG GATAATGATAAAAAGATATCTCCTTTGACGTTTGGTCCACCGGAAAATAGCCGTGTTGAAAATTATAGGATGGCAGTAAAGAACTATCCAGTTTCAGTGAATCGCAGAAGTTGGTCTACTGAGGAGAATGAAAATCTTGCAAAAGGTCTAAAACAACAACTTCAGGAAACACTGCTTAATGAAGCTATAGAACGTTCCAG TGACTTGGAAGGCTCTACAGATGATATAGACGCCATTAATGAATCGATCAAAAATCTTGAGATCACACCAGAGATGATTCGGCAGTTTCTTCCGAAAGTTAATTGGGATCAGTTGGCCTCAATGTACTTCAAGGACCGTTCTGCTGCAGAATGTGAAGCTCG GTGGATAAGCTCGGAAGATCCATTAATCAACCACGGTCCGTGGACTGCGGAGGAAGAAAATAACCTGCGCCTGATTATCCAAGAAAAGGAGTTTACAGACTGGCTTGACATTGCTGTGTCACTAGGGACAAATAGGACCCCGTTTCAATGTCTGGCTCGATATCAGAGAAGCTTGAATGCAGACATACTAAGAAAAGAATGGACTGCAGAGGAAGATGACCAACTCCGCGCTGCAGTGGAGTTGTATGGTGAAAAAGACTGGCAGACTGTCGCAAATGCATTAGAAGGCCGAGCTGGAACTCAGTGCTCTAATAG ATGGAAAAAGACGCTCCATCCTACCAGAACGAGGGTAGGGAAATTTAGCTCAGAGGAAGAAAAACGCTTGAAAGTAGCTGTGACACTCTTTGGAGCTCAAAACTGGCATAAAATTGCTCGCTTTGTTCCTGGACGAACCTCTACTCAGTGTCGAGAGAAATGGGCGAATTGTTTAGATCCCAATGTAAATCATGGGAAGTGGAGCAAGGAAGAAGATGCAAAGTTGAGAGAAGCAATGGCAGAACATGAGATTGGTAATTGGTCCAAAATCGCTTCACATGTGCCTCGTCGTACTGATAATCAATGCCGGAGGAGGTGGATGCAGCTATATCCACACCAAGTGCCTCTTTTACAAGAAGCTACAAGGTTACGCAAAGAAGCTATTGTAGGTAACTTTGTTGATCGGGAGTCACAACGTCCTGCTCTTCTCGAATGCAAGTTTCTTGCACTACCTGAGATACCTCTTGAGCCAGAACCCGAAATTGTAGTCGTGAAGAAGAAACGCAAAGCAAG ACCGAAGAAAGCAGATGCAGAATGCGAGAGTGAAGAATCTTCTGCTGCTAAAGAGAGGCGGccaaagagaaggagaaaaggATTAGAGAGATGCTCAGGAGATGTATGTAGACAAGAGAATGAGACTGTCTGTGAAAATATCGAGAATCTAGACAATGGAGGAGAGGTTAGGTCTTTGGAATGGTATAAAGAGAATCAAGACAATGTaaaggagaagaaacaaagaCGAAGACGCAAAAGTGTTGCAGAAACATCCAACAACAGCACAGTGACCACCGACTGCTCTCAAGTCAAAGTTGGTGTCAAGAAGCTTACGCCTCGAAGGAAAGTGTCTGCAGTAGTTCCTGTCGAGAACCAAGATGCACCAAACTAG
- the LOC106320141 gene encoding snRNA-activating protein complex subunit 4-like isoform X1, with product MNRGALYESEDDDDEEEDDDIGEDLEDLRRACIVPESNSDDVIAKSGEGGGGGGGGEIPSDSENEDDFEMLRNLKSQLASSTGPPVGLPLPSDSESDDDFELLRSLKSQLALSMDARLPPMSLSDDDDEDDDSFETLRAIRRRLSAYANLDPDGAFMNDSLGKKKQVHASDNEPSREILSRSNTCESFPDQGGKVVTLPDSIQAGVSVDLHENNATAPLDQSSSFPEAAQAFVEAIRRNRAYQKFLRKKLTEIEAKIEQNEKHQKNVKIVVDFQASCKRITKQTLSQGRDPRLQLISTPKCGPRDSSEDNDKKISPLTFGPPENSRVENYRMAVKNYPVSVNRRSWSTEENENLAKGLKQQLQETLLNEAIERSSDLEGSTDDIDAINESIKNLEITPEMIRQFLPKVNWDQLASMYFKDRSAAECEARWISSEDPLINHGPWTAEEENNLRLIIQEKEFTDWLDIAVSLGTNRTPFQCLARYQRSLNADILRKEWTAEEDDQLRAAVELYGEKDWQTVANALEGRAGTQCSNRWKKTLHPTRTRVGKFSSEEEKRLKVAVTLFGAQNWHKIARFVPGRTSTQCREKWANCLDPNVNHGKWSKEEDAKLREAMAEHEIGNWSKIASHVPRRTDNQCRRRWMQLYPHQVPLLQEATRLRKEAIVGNFVDRESQRPALLECKFLALPEIPLEPEPEIVVVKKKRKARPKKADAECESEESSAAKERRPKRRRKGLERCSGDVCRQENETVCENIENLDNGGEVRSLEWYKENQDNVKEKKQRRRRKSVAETSNNSTVTTDCSQVKVGVKKLTPRRKVSAVVPVENQDAPN from the exons ATGAATCGCGGAGCCTTGTACGAGTCTGAGGACGatgacgacgaagaagaagacgacgacaTCGGCGAAGATCTCGAAGACTTAAGACGCGCCTGTATTGTCCCCGAGTCCAATTCCGATGATGTTATTGCAAAATCCGGTGAAggaggcggcggcggcggcggggGAGAGATACCTTCGGATTCCGAGAACGAAGACGACTTCGAGATGCTTCGGAACCTCAAGAGCCAATTAGCTTCGTCGACGGGTCCTCCCGTGGGTTTACCACTGCCTTCAGATTCGGAGAGTGATGACGACTTCGAGTTGCTTCGGAGCCTCAAGAGCCAGCTGGCGTTGTCGATGGATGCGCGCCTTCCTCCCATGAGTCTCTCCGATGACGACGACGAAGATGATGATTCTTTTGAAACGCTTCGTGCTATTCGTAGACGGTTATCTGCTTATGCGAATCTTG ATCCAGATGGAGCTTTTATGAATGATTCTCTCGGGAAGAAAAAGCAGGTACATGCCTCGGACAATGAACCTTCAAGAGAAATATTGAGTAGGTCTAATACTTGTGAAAGCTTTCCAGATCAGGGGGGAAAAGTTGTCACTTTGCCTGATTCAATACAAGCGGGTGTTTCTGTTGATTTACATGAGAACAATGCCACTGCACCTCTTGACCAATCTTCAAGTTTCCCTGAAGCTGCACAAGCCTTTGTTGAGGCAATCCGGAGGAACAGGGCGTATCAGAAGTTTCTTAGAAAGAAACTGACTGAAATTGAAGCCAAGATCGAGCAGAACGAGAAGCACCAGAAGAACGTTAAGATAGTAGTAGACTTTCAAGCCTCTTGCAAGAGAATAACTAAACAGACGCTTTCTCAGGGGAGAGATCCTCGTCTCCAGTTAATCTCAACACCAAAATGTGGACCTCGTGATAGCTCAGAG GATAATGATAAAAAGATATCTCCTTTGACGTTTGGTCCACCGGAAAATAGCCGTGTTGAAAATTATAGGATGGCAGTAAAGAACTATCCAGTTTCAGTGAATCGCAGAAGTTGGTCTACTGAGGAGAATGAAAATCTTGCAAAAGGTCTAAAACAACAACTTCAGGAAACACTGCTTAATGAAGCTATAGAACGTTCCAG TGACTTGGAAGGCTCTACAGATGATATAGACGCCATTAATGAATCGATCAAAAATCTTGAGATCACACCAGAGATGATTCGGCAGTTTCTTCCGAAAGTTAATTGGGATCAGTTGGCCTCAATGTACTTCAAGGACCGTTCTGCTGCAGAATGTGAAGCTCG GTGGATAAGCTCGGAAGATCCATTAATCAACCACGGTCCGTGGACTGCGGAGGAAGAAAATAACCTGCGCCTGATTATCCAAGAAAAGGAGTTTACAGACTGGCTTGACATTGCTGTGTCACTAGGGACAAATAGGACCCCGTTTCAATGTCTGGCTCGATATCAGAGAAGCTTGAATGCAGACATACTAAGAAAAGAATGGACTGCAGAGGAAGATGACCAACTCCGCGCTGCAGTGGAGTTGTATGGTGAAAAAGACTGGCAGACTGTCGCAAATGCATTAGAAGGCCGAGCTGGAACTCAGTGCTCTAATAG ATGGAAAAAGACGCTCCATCCTACCAGAACGAGGGTAGGGAAATTTAGCTCAGAGGAAGAAAAACGCTTGAAAGTAGCTGTGACACTCTTTGGAGCTCAAAACTGGCATAAAATTGCTCGCTTTGTTCCTGGACGAACCTCTACTCAGTGTCGAGAGAAATGGGCGAATTGTTTAGATCCCAATGTAAATCATGGGAAGTGGAGCAAGGAAGAAGATGCAAAGTTGAGAGAAGCAATGGCAGAACATGAGATTGGTAATTGGTCCAAAATCGCTTCACATGTGCCTCGTCGTACTGATAATCAATGCCGGAGGAGGTGGATGCAGCTATATCCACACCAAGTGCCTCTTTTACAAGAAGCTACAAGGTTACGCAAAGAAGCTATTGTAGGTAACTTTGTTGATCGGGAGTCACAACGTCCTGCTCTTCTCGAATGCAAGTTTCTTGCACTACCTGAGATACCTCTTGAGCCAGAACCCGAAATTGTAGTCGTGAAGAAGAAACGCAAAGCAAG ACCGAAGAAAGCAGATGCAGAATGCGAGAGTGAAGAATCTTCTGCTGCTAAAGAGAGGCGGccaaagagaaggagaaaaggATTAGAGAGATGCTCAGGAGATGTATGTAGACAAGAGAATGAGACTGTCTGTGAAAATATCGAGAATCTAGACAATGGAGGAGAGGTTAGGTCTTTGGAATGGTATAAAGAGAATCAAGACAATGTaaaggagaagaaacaaagaCGAAGACGCAAAAGTGTTGCAGAAACATCCAACAACAGCACAGTGACCACCGACTGCTCTCAAGTCAAAGTTGGTGTCAAGAAGCTTACGCCTCGAAGGAAAGTGTCTGCAGTAGTTCCTGTCGAGAACCAAGATGCACCAAACTAG
- the LOC106320140 gene encoding pentatricopeptide repeat-containing protein At3g18110, chloroplastic produces MAVSAGALAFASPLSPSPALSVRAAFSSTPVTVSEIKDEQGNSSSSSSSTQKFTYSRASPAVRWPHLNLRETYDSKTSTQSLPPVSPIADTPDSDEFIDSVTSSEHQKANEEAAVATRRRRVKKMNKVALIRAKDWRERVKLLTDKILTLQPNQFVADILDARLVQMTPTDYCFVVKSVGAVSWQRALEVFEWLNLRHWHSPNARMVAAILGVLGRWNQESLAIEIFARAEPAVGDTVQVYNAMMGVYSRSGKFTKAQEMLDEMRKRGCVPDLISFNTLINARVKSGGLTPNLALELLDMVRNSGLRPDAITYNTLLSACSRDSNLEGAVKVFEDMEAHRCQPDLWTYNAMISVYGRCGLAAKAESLFAELELKGYFPDAVTYNSLLYAFARERNTEKVKEVYEAMQKMGFGKDEMTYNTIIHMYGKQGQLDLALTLYKDMKGLSGRSPDAITYTVLIDSLGKANRTVEAAALMSEMLDVGIKPTLQTYSALICGYAKAGKREEAEDTFSCMLRSGTKPDNLAYSVMLDVLLRGNETRKAWALYRDMISYGHTPTHSLYELMILGLLKENRAEDIQKTIRDMEELCGMNPLEISSVLVKGECFDLAARQLKVAITNGYELQNDTLLSILGAYSSSGRHSEACELLEFLKEHASGSWLLINEALIVLHCKVNNIIAALEEYFAGACVHGWSFGSSTMYESLLHCCVANERYAEASQVFSDLRLSGCEASESVCKSMVGVYCKLGFPETAHQVVTQAETKGFHFACSTTFTDIIEAYGKLKLWQKAESVVGNLRQSGRTPDLKTWNSLMTAYAECGCYERARAIFNTMMRDGPSPSVESINTLLHALCVDGRLEELYVVVEELQDMGFKISKSSILLMLDAFARAGNIFEVKKIYNSMKAAGYLPTIRLYRMMIELLCKGKRVRDAEVMVSEMEEAGFKVELAIWNSMLKMYTAIEDYKKTVQVYHRIKETGLEPDETTYNTLIIMYCRDRRPEEGYLLMQQMRNIGLEPKLDTYKSLISAFGKQKCLEQAEQLFEELLSKGYKLDRSFYHTMMKISRDSGSDSKAERLLQMMKSAGIEPTLATMHLLMVSYSSSGKPQEAEKVLSNLKETDVELTTLPYSSVIDAYLRSKDYNSGIERLLEMKREGLEPDHRIWTCFIRAASFSKEKSEVMLLLKALQDIGLDLPIRLLVERPELLVSEVDEWFEKLKPIEDNAALNFANALLNLLWAFELRATASWVFQIAIKRGIFSRDVFRVADKDWGADFRRLSAGAALVALTLWLDHMQDASLEGYPESPKSVVLITGTAEYNGISLDKTLKACLWEMGSPFLPCKTRTGLLVAKAHSLRMWLKDSPFCFDLELKDSVSLPETSSMELIDGCFIRRGLVPAFNHIKERLGGFVSPKKFSRLALLPDEMRERVIKTDIEGHRQKLEKMRKKNKGNEIVNVNTRRKFIRSK; encoded by the exons ATGGCGGTTTCTGCAGGGGCTTTAGCTTTTGCCTCTCCCCTTTCTCCATCTCCCGCCTTATCCGTTCGCGCCGCCTTTAGTTCCACTCCGGTGACTGTTTCCGAGATTAAAGATGAACAAGgaaacagcagcagcagcagctctTCCACCCAGAAATTCACCTACAGTCGAGCCTCCCCCGCCGTCCGATGGCCACACTTGAACCTCCGTGAGACATATGATTCCAAAACCTCAACACAATCTCTTCCTCCGGTTTCTCCGATCGCCGATACGCCGGATTCCGACGAATTCATCGATTCGGTTACCTCCAGCGAACACCAAAAGGCGAACGAAGAAGCCGCCGTGGCGACTCGACGAAGgagagtgaagaagatgaacaaggTCGCGCTGATAAGAGCCAAAGACTGGAGGGAGAGAGTCAAACTCCTAACGGATAAGATCCTAACCCTTCAACCTAACCAATTCGTGGCGGACATCCTCGACGCCCGCCTCGTTCAGATGACTCCCACCGATTACTGCTTCGTCGTGAAATCAGTCGGCGCGGTGAGCTGGCAGCGAGCTCTCGAGGTTTTCGAGTGGCTCAACCTCCGCCACTGGCACTCTCCCAACGCGCGCATGGTCGCAGCCATTCTCGGCGTTTTGGGGCGGTGGAATCAGGAGTCTCTCGCGATTGAGATTTTCGCTAGAGCTGAGCCGGCGGTTGGAGATACGGTTCAGGTCTACAACGCGATGATGGGCGTTTATTCGCGTAGCGGGAAGTTTACGAAGGCGCAGGAGATGCTCGACGAAATGCGGAAGAGAGGGTGCGTTCCTGATTTGATTAGTTTCAATACTTTGATCAACGCTAGGGTTAAGTCCGGTGGCTTGACTCCGAATCTAGCCCTTGAGTTGTTAGATATGGTGAGGAACTCGGGTCTTAGGCCTGATGCTATCACATACAACACTCTACTTAGCGCGTGTTCTAGAGATTCGAATTTGGAAGGGGCTGTGAAGGTTTTCGAGGACATGGAAGCGCATCGTTGCCAGCCTGACTTGTGGACTTACAATGCTATGATCTCTGTTTATGGAAGATGCGGGCTTGCTGCGAAAGCTGAGAGTCTCTTCGCGGAGCTGGAGCTTAAAGGCTACTTCCCTGACGCGGTTACCTATAATTCTTTGCTCTATGCTTTTGCTAGAGAGAGGAATACGGAGAAGGTGAAGGAGGTTTACGAGGCGATGCAGAAAATGGGGTTTGGGAAAGACGAGATGACTTACAACACGATTATTCACATGTATGGGAAGCAGGGGCAGCTTGATCTCGCGCTGACGCTTTATAAGGACATGAAAGGTTTGTCTGGTAGAAGCCCTGATGCTATTACTTACACGGTTTTGATAGACTCGCTTGGTAAAGCAAACAGAACCGTGGAAGCTGCAGCGTTGATGTCTGAGATGCTTGATGTTGGGATCAAACCAACTCTGCAGACGTATAGTGCTCTCATCTGCGGTTATGCCAAGGCTGGGAAGCGAGAGGAGGCTGAAGATACTTTCAGTTGCATGTTGCGCTCGGGGACTAAACCTGATAATTTGGCGTATTCTGTAATGCTGGATGTGTTACTAAGAGGCAACGAGACAAGAAAGGCGTGGGCTTTATATCGTGATATGATTTCTTATGGTCATACACCGACTCACAGTCTTTATGAGTTGATGATACTTGGACTTTTGAAGGAAAACAGGGCAGAGGACATTCAGAAAACCATCAGAGATATGGAAGAACTGTGTGGCATGAACCCACTAGAGATTTCCTCTGTTCTTGTTAAGGGTGAATGCTTTGATCTTGCCGCTAGACAGTTGAAAGTAGCTATCACCAATGGCTATGAACTGCAAAACGACACGCTGTTATCTATCCTGGGTGCCTACAGTTCATCAGGCAGGCATTCAGAAGCATGTGAGTTACTTGAGTTTTTGAAAGAACACGCCAGTGGATCTTGGCTGCTTATAAATGAAGCACTAATTGTTCTACACTGCAAGGTTAACAATATAATTGCTGCGCTAGAAGAATACTTTGCTGGCGCATGTGTTCATGGATGGAGTTTTGGCAGTTCCACCATGTATGAGTCTTTATTACACTGCTGTGTAGCAAATGAACGTTACGCAGAAGCTTCTCAAGTTTTCTCTGACCTGAGACTGTCTGGCTGTGAAGCTTCAGAAAGTGTTTGTAAAAGCATGGTTGGTGTGTATTGCAAGCTTGGCTTTCCAGAGACAGCTCATCAAGTGGTTACTCAGGCTGAGACAAAAGGCTTCCACTTTGCTTGTTCGACTACGTTTACTGATATCATTGAGGCTTATGGAAAACTAAAGCTATGGCAAAAAGCAGAGAGTGTGGTTGGCAACTTAAGACAAAGTGGACGAACCCCTGATCTCAAGACATGGAACAGTTTGATGACGGCTTATGCTGAGTGTGGCTGTTACGAGCGGGCAAGGGCTATATTTAACACTATGATGAGGGATGGTCCGTCTCCAAGTGTTGAATCCATCAACACTCTGTTGCATGCTTTGTGTGTAGACGGCAGGCTTGAGGAGCTATACGTTGTTGTTGAAGAGTTGCAAGATATGGGTTTCAAGATTAGCAAAAGCTCTATTCTTTTGATGCTTGACGCATTTGCTCGAGCTGGAAATATCTTTGAGGTAAAGAAGATATATAATAGCATGAAGGCTGCTGGTTACTTGCCAACAATTCGCCTTTATAGGATGATGATTGAGCTTTTGTGCAAAGGGAAACGAGTCAGAGATGCCGAAGTTATGGTTTCTGAAATGGAAGAAGCTGGCTTCAAGGTCGAGCTCGCGATATGGAATTCCATGCTGAAGATGTATACAGCTATCGAGGATTACAAGAAAACAGTTCAAGTGTACCATAGGATCAAAGAAACGGGGCTAGAACCAGATGAGACCACTTACAATACTCTCATTATAATGTATTGTAGAGACAGACGGCCAGAAGAAGGGTATTTGCTTATGCAGCAAATGAGAAACATTGGTCTGGAACCAAAACTGGACACATACAAGAGCTTGATCTCAGCTTTCGGTAAGCAAAAATGCCTTGAACAAGCGGAACAGCTGTTTGAAGAGCTTCTCTCCAAAGGTTATAAACTAGACCGTTCATTTTACCACACGATGATGAAAATATCCCGAGATTCTGGGAGCGACTCTAAGGCAGAGAGGCTGCTGCAAATGATGAAGAGTGCCGGAATAGAACCAACACTTGCTACAATGCATCTGCTGATGGTTTCGTATAGTTCTTCAGGAAAGCCCCAAGAAGCTGAAAAAGTTCTTAGTAACCTGAAAGAAACAGACGTGGAACTAACAACTCTGCCTTATAGTTCAGTCATTGATGCTTACCTTCGGAGCAAAGATTATAACAGTGGAATAGAAAGGCTATTGGAAATGAAGAGAGAGGGCCTGGAGCCAGACCACAGGATATGGACTTGCTTTATTAGGGCGGCGAGTTTCTCCAAGGAAAAAAGTGAAGTCATGCTGCTGCTGAAAGCTCTTCAAGATATTGGTCTTGATCTTCCTATCAG GCTTCTAGTTGAAAGACCTGAGTTGCTAGTTTCTGAGGTGGATGAATGGTTTGAGAAACTGAAACCCATAGAGGACAATGCTGCTCTCAATTTTGCCAATGCCCTTTTGAATCTTCTCTGGGCTTTCGAACTCCGAGCTACTGCATCATGGGTATTCCAGATAGCAATCAAAAGGGGTATCTTCAGTCGCGACGTTTTCAG GGTGGCGGACAAGGATTGGGGTGCTGATTTTAGAAGATTGTCAGCAGGTGCAGCGCTTGTTGCCCTAACTCTATGGCTTGACCACATGCAG GATGCATCACTTGAAGGGTACCCAGAATCTCCAAAGTCAGTAGTCTTAATCACAGGGACCGCAGAGTACAACGGCATCTCCCTGGACAAAACGTTAAAGGCATGTCTTTGGGAGATGGGCTCTCCATTTCTTCCTTGCAAGACGAGAACAGGACTTCTAGTAGCGAAAGCTCACTCTCTCAGAATGTGGTTGAAGGACTCACCCTTCTGCTTCGACTTGGAACTGAAAGACTCAGTTTCTTTACCGGAAACAAGCTCGATGGAGCTGATCGACGGGTGTTTTATAAGACGCGGCCTTGTTCCTGCATTTAACCACATCAAAGAGAGACTTGGTGGGTTTGTATCACCAAAGAAGTTTTCTAGACTAGCTCTGCTACCGGATGAGATGAGAGAACGAGTGATTAAGACAGATATAGAAGGACATAGACAGAAGCtagagaagatgagaaagaagaaTAAAGGAAATGAAATTGTAAACGTTAACACTCGAAGGAAGTTCATTAGAAGTAAGTAA
- the LOC106320138 gene encoding uncharacterized protein LOC106320138 produces MVRIRENLTLSVSTPALREVRTAATTPVASQKPKQRLTEQLSMCESPRDIAWERRKRQMIMIQEKKMLHKGVSDHLSEQKKLTDEDLNELKGSIELGFGFNEEAGQKLCSTLPALDLYFAVNRQLSPLPSPSSSRSSSACASAFSMSIPCSPKKTDSDSLKIVCPGDNPQQVKQRLRHWAQAVACSVMQSY; encoded by the exons atggtGAGAATAAGAGAAAACCTTACATTGTCAGTCTCAACACCGGCGCTTCGTGAGGTCAGAACGGCAGCAACGACGCCTGTAGCCTCACAGAAGCCAAAACAACGGTTAACGGAACAACTATCTATGTGTGAGTCACCACGAGACATTGCTTGGGAAAGAAGAAAACGTCAGATGATAATGATTCAAGAGAAGAAGATGCTTCATAAAGGCGTTTCGGACCATCTTAGTGAACAGAAGAAACTAACCGATGAGGATTTAAACGAGCTTAAAGGATCCATTGAGCTAGGTTTCGGTTTCAATGAAGAAGCAGGACAAAAGCTATGTAGTACATTACCAGCTCTTGATCTTTACTTTGCAGTGAATCGTCAGCTCTCACCTCTCCCTTCACCTAGCAGCAGCCGTAGCAGCAGTGCATGTGCATCAGCTTTCTCGATGAGTATACCTTGTAGCCCAAAGAAAACTGATTCAGATTCATTGAAGATCGTGTGTCCAG GAGACAATCCTCAACAAGTGAAGCAGAGATTGAGACATTGGGCACAAGCAGTTGCATGTTCTGTAATGCAGTCATATTGA
- the LOC106320142 gene encoding uncharacterized protein LOC106320142, producing MVISKIISHETELLHLLHDSESKGYSIFIAHADEATPPRLPPGSLEWHLDELLAGSKPISLAVNYSRDKINMIQNDISGYHHTGIFWNMDDCPVPGGLLDYCFMKTLSTGFKSVMVYGKRRNSVLYADLLRNTSFPVTLVERGDKDARIKKMFKDIFLWALDRPQTSRSTVVVITESFPDNMYDALSALSSRNCKLVLVDPHAVSYVNSVWLLPSLFGGDNPIDLRGRKKASK from the exons ATGGTAATCTCCAAAATCATCTCACACGAAACGGAGCTTTTGCATCTTCTTCATGATTCGGAATCAAAAGGCTACAGTATTTTCATTGCCCATGCTGACGAAGCAACACCACCAAGGCTCCCTCCTGGAAGCTTGGAATGGCATTTGGATGAACTACTTGCTGGGAGCAAACCTATCAGCCTAGCCGTAAACTACTCACGAGACAAAATCAATATGATTCAGAATGATATCTCTG GATATCATCATACAGGAATCTTCTGGAACATGGACGACTGCCCAGTACCTGGTGGTCTACTGGATTATTGTTTCATGAAGACTCTTTCCACTGGATTCAAGTCAGTCATGGTTTATGGCAAGAGGAGGAACTCCGTCTTGTATGCTGACTTGTTACGTAATACTTCCTTTCCCGTCACCTTGGTAGAGAGAG GTGATAAAGATGCGAGGattaagaaaatgtttaaggACATTTTTTTATGGGCACTGGACAGACCCCAAACATCAAGATCAACCGTAGTGGTGATCACAGAAAGCTTCCCAGACAACATGTATGATGCTCTTTCTGCTTTGAGTTCAAGAAATTGCAAGCTAGTCTTAGTAGATCCTCATGCAGTTAGCTATGTGAATTCTGTGTGGCTTTTGCCAAGTTTATTTGGTGGAGACAATCCTATAGACCTAAGGGGAAGAAAGAAAGCTTCCAAGTAG